In one window of Micromonospora cathayae DNA:
- a CDS encoding ABC transporter substrate-binding protein encodes MSPIRSVTTAALASVVLATTLTGCQLGEEPQDTSPIVIGADLELSGAQAPVGKAYQRALELKRDQLNASGALGGRKVELRIKDNRSDAAESQRNIGDFGNDSSVSAIIMGGCNECAVASVRTINEKKVPTIALAPSGAITNPVAERPYVFKLAPNAADSASALASELVRRGVKKAALLHSDDDYGREGQTALSAEFAKANIKLVAAQAVKGTDTDVSQPVQALVDRKPTAMVLWTPPEQAMLAATAATEAKFKGSLYFDAAAAGELFLGSSARSAEQATLVFTQTMVIDDVIATTPAKAARRQWFRDYTARFGGYHGFSSFAADAVQLIADAELRAGGEPGRVDRDGIRDILETSQMDGLSGPIRMTPDNHSGLMPQALTTLVAQGGRWRLAG; translated from the coding sequence TTGAGCCCCATCCGCTCCGTGACCACCGCGGCGCTCGCATCAGTCGTCCTGGCCACCACGCTCACCGGCTGCCAGCTCGGCGAGGAGCCCCAGGACACCAGCCCCATCGTGATCGGCGCCGACCTCGAACTCTCCGGCGCCCAGGCCCCCGTCGGCAAGGCGTACCAGCGCGCCCTGGAACTCAAGCGCGACCAGCTGAACGCCTCCGGCGCCCTGGGCGGCCGCAAGGTCGAGCTGCGGATCAAGGACAACCGCTCCGACGCCGCGGAGTCGCAGCGCAACATCGGTGACTTCGGCAACGACTCCTCGGTCAGCGCGATCATCATGGGCGGCTGCAACGAGTGCGCGGTCGCCTCCGTCCGCACCATCAACGAGAAGAAGGTGCCGACCATCGCCCTGGCCCCGTCGGGCGCGATCACCAACCCGGTCGCCGAGCGGCCGTACGTCTTCAAGCTGGCCCCGAACGCCGCCGACAGCGCCTCCGCCCTCGCCAGCGAGCTGGTCCGGCGGGGCGTCAAGAAGGCGGCCCTGCTGCACAGCGACGACGACTACGGGCGGGAGGGCCAGACCGCGCTGAGCGCCGAGTTCGCCAAGGCCAACATCAAACTCGTCGCGGCCCAGGCCGTCAAGGGCACCGACACCGACGTGAGCCAGCCGGTCCAGGCGCTGGTCGACCGCAAGCCCACCGCGATGGTCCTCTGGACGCCACCGGAGCAGGCGATGCTCGCCGCCACGGCAGCCACCGAGGCCAAGTTCAAGGGCTCGCTGTACTTCGACGCGGCGGCGGCCGGCGAACTCTTCCTCGGCTCCTCGGCCCGCTCGGCCGAGCAGGCCACCCTGGTCTTCACCCAGACCATGGTGATCGACGACGTGATCGCCACCACCCCCGCCAAGGCCGCCCGACGGCAGTGGTTCCGTGACTACACCGCCCGCTTCGGCGGGTACCACGGGTTCTCCTCGTTCGCCGCGGACGCCGTGCAGCTCATCGCGGACGCCGAGCTGCGGGCCGGCGGGGAGCCCGGCCGGGTCGACCGGGACGGTATCCGGGACATCCTGGAGACGTCCCAGATGGACGGCCTGTCCGGCCCGATCCGGATGACCCCGGACAACCACTCCGGGCTGATGCCCCAGGCGCTGACCACGCTGGTCGCCCAGGGTGGTCGCTGGCGGTTGGCCGGCTAG
- a CDS encoding ABC transporter permease — MTDLQERATEPATSKPVRGPTAARRLGAGSATIGLPLLGVVVALTVWWLVTSVFQLIHPASLPPPQNVLRALAEHRSLLLEAAATTTMSTVVGFLISTVAGVLIGLALAASRPVERMFAPLLVAVNAVPKIALGPLLVVSLGWGQKPILTMVFLLCFFPIVLSTATGLTTTPAELAELARSLNASWWQAFRKVRFPAALPQIFVGLKVAMPLAAIGAVIGEFQAGEGGLGYQILQFNGIGDYSTSWASIVLIAAMSILLYFALVLAERLALPWVRATTSSR; from the coding sequence GGCCGCACGCCGTCTCGGCGCCGGGTCGGCGACCATCGGCCTGCCGCTGCTCGGCGTCGTGGTGGCCCTCACCGTGTGGTGGCTGGTCACCTCGGTGTTCCAGCTCATCCATCCGGCCTCGCTGCCGCCGCCGCAGAACGTGCTCCGGGCGCTGGCCGAACACCGCAGCCTGCTCCTGGAGGCCGCCGCGACGACCACGATGTCCACCGTCGTCGGCTTCCTGATCTCCACCGTGGCCGGCGTCCTGATCGGGCTGGCGCTGGCCGCCTCCCGACCGGTGGAACGGATGTTCGCGCCGCTGCTGGTGGCGGTCAACGCGGTACCGAAGATCGCGCTCGGGCCGCTGCTGGTGGTCTCCCTGGGCTGGGGGCAGAAGCCCATCCTCACGATGGTGTTCCTGCTCTGCTTCTTCCCGATCGTGCTGTCCACCGCGACCGGGCTGACCACCACCCCGGCCGAACTGGCCGAGCTGGCCCGTTCGCTGAACGCCTCCTGGTGGCAGGCGTTCCGCAAGGTGCGCTTCCCGGCGGCCCTGCCGCAGATCTTCGTCGGGCTGAAGGTGGCCATGCCGCTGGCCGCCATCGGCGCGGTGATCGGGGAGTTCCAGGCCGGTGAGGGCGGCCTCGGCTACCAGATCCTCCAGTTCAACGGCATCGGCGACTACTCGACGTCCTGGGCGTCGATCGTGCTGATCGCGGCGATGAGCATCCTGCTCTACTTCGCGCTGGTGCTGGCCGAACGGCTGGCCCTGCCCTGGGTCCGCGCCACCACATCCAGCCGCTGA